One window of Acipenser ruthenus chromosome 17, fAciRut3.2 maternal haplotype, whole genome shotgun sequence genomic DNA carries:
- the LOC117423253 gene encoding growth hormone secretagogue receptor type 1-like produces MSNETANANCSHNCSWADMDNRDNLSNWDTDYPVNLFPIPVLTGITATCICLLIIGTAGNLMTVLIVSKFKDMRTTTNLYLSSMAFSDLLIFLCMPLDLYRIWRYRPWNFGDVLCKVFQFTSESCTYSTILNITALSVERYFAICFPLRAKVVVTKSRVKGVILIIWIVAFVSAGPIFVLVGVEHENGTDPWETNECKATDYAIRSGLLTIMVWVSSIFFFLPVFCLTVLYSLIGRKLWKRKKETIGPSMSSRDKSSKQTVKMLAVVVFAFVLCWLPFHVGRYLFSKSSEAGSLLMSQISQYCNLVSFVLFYLSAAINPILYNIMSKKYRVAACKLFGLKQAPRRTASTMKDESTPVWTESSVST; encoded by the exons ATGTCAAACGAGACAGCAAATGCTAACTGCTCGCACAACTGCAGCTGGGCTGATATGGACAATAGGGACAACTTATCAAACTGGGATACTGACTACCCAGTCAATCTTTTTCCTATCCCGGTTTTGACAGGAATAACGGCTACCTGCATCTGTCTCCTCATTATTGGAACTGCAGGGAATTTAATGACCGTTTTGATCGTCTCCAAATTCAAGGACATGAGGACAACTACCAATCTCTACCTATCCAGCATGGCCTTTTCAGACCTCCTTATATTCCTCTGCATGCCATTGGACCTTTACAGAATCTGGCGTTATAGACCTTGGAATTTTGGGGACGTGCTTTGCAAGGTATTCCAGTTCACCAGCGAAAGTTGCACGTACTCCACAATCCTCAACATAACAGCCCTTAGTGTGGAGAGATACTTTGCAATCTGTTTCCCACTACGGGCAAAAGTGGTTGTGACTAAGAGTCGCGTGAAAGGGGTAATATTGATTATCTGGATAGTGGCATTTGTCAGCGCTGGCCCCATATTCGTTTTGGTTGGAGTTGAACACGAGAACGGCACTGATCCGTGGGAGACAAACGAGTGTAAGGCGACAGACTACGCTATCCGGTCTGGACTCCTTACTATAATGGTGTGGGTTTCCAGCATCTTTTTCTTCTTGCCGGTATTTTGCTTGACTGTACTCTATAGCCTTATTGGAAGAAAGTTGTGGAAGAGAAAAAAGGAGACCATAGGACCAAGCATGTCCTCCAGAGATAAGAGCAGCAAGCAAACTGTGAAAATGTTGG CTGTGGTGGTGTTTGCCTTTGTACTCTGTTGGCTTCCTTTTCACGTTGGGCGGTATCTCTTCTCCAAATCTTCAGAGGCTGGCTCTTTGTTAATGTCTCAGATCAGTCAGTATTGCAACTTAGTCTCCTTTGTCCTCTTCTACTTAAGCGCAGCAATCAACCCAATTCTTTACAATATCATGTCCAAGAAGTACCGGGTGGCTGCTTGCAAACTGTTTGGACTTAAACAAGCACCAAGAAGGACAGCCTCTACCATGAAGGATGAAAGCACTCCTGTTTGGACAGAGTCGAGTGTCAGCACATGA